One genomic segment of Chelonia mydas isolate rCheMyd1 chromosome 1, rCheMyd1.pri.v2, whole genome shotgun sequence includes these proteins:
- the PHETA2 gene encoding sesquipedalian-2 isoform X2 translates to MKLNERSVAHYATCDSPADHAGFLHKRVERHHHHHHATSYHRRWFILKGNLLFYFEDRESRDPLGLVVLEGCTVELCEAAEEFAFAIRFDDAGAKAYVLVADCQAAMEGWVKALSRASFDYMRLVVRELEKQLEDARKSLAACHKSPRKSSSGRKRHLSNPAMALVQEQPPILENGYSTWGSGYIPAGASCADHDGGCSKPPPLPPRRRLAAGSGCGALITGLSLTGQESPMSPETACFSKLHNWYGQEIAEIRREWLESQRSGEL, encoded by the coding sequence ATGAAGCTGAACGAGCGAAGCGTGGCGCATTATGCCACATGTGACTCTCCGGCAGATCATGCTGGCTTCCTCCACAAGCGTGTCGAgcggcaccaccaccaccaccacgccaCTTCCTACCACCGTCGCTGGTTCATCCTCAAGGGCAACCTGCTGTTCTATTTTGAAGATCGTGAGAGCCGGGACCCCCTGGGGCTTGTTGTGCTGGAGGGCTGCACCGTGGAACTGTGCGAGGCTGCCGAGGAGTTTGCCTTTGCCATCCGCTTCGATGATGCTGGTGCCAAGGCCTACGTGCTGGTGGCCGACTGCCAGGCCGCCATGGAGGGATGGGTGAAGGCGCTTTCACGAGCCAGCTTTGATTACATGCGTTTGGTGGTGAGAGAGCTGGAAAAGCAACTGGAGGATGCCCGTAAGAGCTTGGCTGCCTGCCACAAATCTCCAAGAAAGTCATCATCTGGCAGAAAAAGGCATTTGTCCAATCCTGCGATGGCGCTCGTCCAGGAGCAGCCTCCCATCTTGGAGAACGGTTACTCCACATGGGGCAGTGGTTACATCCCTGCAGGGGCCTCCTGTGCTGACCACGATGGGGGGTGTTCCAAACCCCCGCCTCTGCCTCCTCGCCGGCGCTTGGCAGCTGGCAGTGGATGCGGAGCACTCATCACCGGCCTCTCTTTGACTGGGCAGGAAAGCCCCATGTCTCCGGAGACAGCCTGTTTCTCCAAGCTACACAACTGGTACGGTCAGGAGATTGCGGAGATAAggagggagtggctggagagccAGAGGAGTGGGGAACTGTGA
- the PHETA2 gene encoding sesquipedalian-2 isoform X1, whose protein sequence is MLMCHLVSSRTGNVGKALKVLIRTMKLNERSVAHYATCDSPADHAGFLHKRVERHHHHHHATSYHRRWFILKGNLLFYFEDRESRDPLGLVVLEGCTVELCEAAEEFAFAIRFDDAGAKAYVLVADCQAAMEGWVKALSRASFDYMRLVVRELEKQLEDARKSLAACHKSPRKSSSGRKRHLSNPAMALVQEQPPILENGYSTWGSGYIPAGASCADHDGGCSKPPPLPPRRRLAAGSGCGALITGLSLTGQESPMSPETACFSKLHNWYGQEIAEIRREWLESQRSGEL, encoded by the exons ATGCTGATGTGCCACCTGGTGAGCTCCAGGACTGGAAATGTTGGGAAGGCTCTGAAGGTGTTGATAAG GACAATGAAGCTGAACGAGCGAAGCGTGGCGCATTATGCCACATGTGACTCTCCGGCAGATCATGCTGGCTTCCTCCACAAGCGTGTCGAgcggcaccaccaccaccaccacgccaCTTCCTACCACCGTCGCTGGTTCATCCTCAAGGGCAACCTGCTGTTCTATTTTGAAGATCGTGAGAGCCGGGACCCCCTGGGGCTTGTTGTGCTGGAGGGCTGCACCGTGGAACTGTGCGAGGCTGCCGAGGAGTTTGCCTTTGCCATCCGCTTCGATGATGCTGGTGCCAAGGCCTACGTGCTGGTGGCCGACTGCCAGGCCGCCATGGAGGGATGGGTGAAGGCGCTTTCACGAGCCAGCTTTGATTACATGCGTTTGGTGGTGAGAGAGCTGGAAAAGCAACTGGAGGATGCCCGTAAGAGCTTGGCTGCCTGCCACAAATCTCCAAGAAAGTCATCATCTGGCAGAAAAAGGCATTTGTCCAATCCTGCGATGGCGCTCGTCCAGGAGCAGCCTCCCATCTTGGAGAACGGTTACTCCACATGGGGCAGTGGTTACATCCCTGCAGGGGCCTCCTGTGCTGACCACGATGGGGGGTGTTCCAAACCCCCGCCTCTGCCTCCTCGCCGGCGCTTGGCAGCTGGCAGTGGATGCGGAGCACTCATCACCGGCCTCTCTTTGACTGGGCAGGAAAGCCCCATGTCTCCGGAGACAGCCTGTTTCTCCAAGCTACACAACTGGTACGGTCAGGAGATTGCGGAGATAAggagggagtggctggagagccAGAGGAGTGGGGAACTGTGA